CTCCGTAGGTTCGATCCGAACAGGTCTTCTGCACGATCCAGGCCTTGGCTTCGTCCGTGAGCCGCACCTCGATCCCGACATGCGCCATCGTCCGGTTCATCTGCGATACCATCAGGTCCACGATCTTCAACAAATCCTCGTCGCCCAGAGGTCGGAAGATGATGATCTCATCGAGCCGGTTGAGAAATTCCGGATTGAACGTTTGATGAACGGCGTGCATGACCTCCTCTTCGATCTTCTGCAGGGACTGTTCCGGGGAGGCCTGGAATCCCACGTGGCCGCGCTTCTGGATGAAGCGGGCTCCGATGTTCGAGGTCATGATGAAGATGGCATTGCGACAATCCACCGTGTTGCCCAGGCTGTCGGTGAGACGACCATCCTCGAATACCTGCAAGAGGATGTTGAAGATGTCGGGATGCGCCTTCTCGATTTCATCGAGCAGAACGACCGAGTAGGGATTTCGCTTGATCTTCTCGGTCAGTTGACCGCCCTCCTCGTGTCCGACATATCCCGGTGGCGAGCCGATGAGTTTGGCGACCGAGTGTTTCTCCATGAACTCGGACATATCGAAGCGAATCATCGCCCGTTCGCTGCCGAAGAGGAATTCGGCCAGACTGCGGGCGACTTCCGTTTTGCCGACGCCGGTGGGGCCGAGGAAGAGGAAACTGCCGACGGGCCGATTGGGATTCTTCAATCCCGCCCGCGACCGTCGAATCGCCCGCGCCAGCGCCGAGATGGCTTCATCCTGGCTCACCACGCGCTTGTGCAGCTCCTGCTCGATGCGGAGGAGTTTCTGTTGCTCTTCTTCCTTGATCGCTGTGACCGGGATCCCCGTCCAGCGCGAGATCACTTCCTCGATATCTTCCTTGGTCACTTCGAGGATGCAGTCGCTCTCGAAGTCCGATTCCGGCTCATCGGTGTAGAAGCGGTAGCGCGGACGGAAGAGCAGATGCCCGATGTCGGTGGGCATGCTGCGCCGTCGCCGGTCGGCTTGCATGGCCGCGTGGCGGAGCTTGACGCGAGCCCCGGCCTCGTCAATCAGGTCAATGCCTTTGTCGGGGAGAAAGCGGTCGGGAATATAGCGGTTGGAGTAGTAAACGGCGGCGCGAATGGCCTCGTCGGTGTACCGGACGTGATGATACGCCTCGTACCGCTCCTTGATCCCCATGAGGATGGCGATGGTTTCTTCTTCCGAGGGGGGCGGGACTTTGACGGCCTGGAAGCGACGTTCGAGCGAACGGTCCTTCTCGATCGTCTTGCGATATTCGGAGGGAACGGTCGCGCCGATGCATTGAATCTCGCCTCGTGACAGAGCCGGTTTGAGGATATTGGCGGCATCGAGCGAGCCCTCGGCGCTGCCGGCGCCGACGAGCGTATGCAGCTCATCAATGAAGACGATGTATTGCGTGTTCTCGATCAACTCGCGCATGATCGCTTTGAGGCGCTCCTCAAACTGGCCGCGATATTTCGTGCCCGCGACAATGAGGCTCAGATCGAGGGCCACGATCCGTTTGTTCCGCAGGAAGGGGGGCACATCTCCGGCGACGATGCGCTGCGCCAGCCCTTCCACAATCGCCGTCTTGCCCACGCCCGGCTCGCCGATCAAGCAGGGATTGTTCTTGGTCCGGCGACAGAGAATCTGGATCACCCGTTCGAGTTCGGCCTCTCGCCCGATGAGTGGATCGAGCTTACCGGCCAGCGCCATCTCCGTCAGATCCCGACTGAATTCGGCAATGTGGGGCGTCTCCTTCTTGGCCTGCTGAATGCGCTCGGCCGTGCTCGATCGAATCAGTTCATCGCGGACGTGATGGAGCCGTAGCCCGCGCTCGGCCAGCAGTTCCGCCGCCAGGGAATTTTCCTCCCGGAGCAATCCCAGCAGCAGGTGCTCCGTGCCGATGTGACGATGACCGAGGCGCTCGGATTCTTCGGCGGCATAATTCAAAATCCGCCGAGCTTCCTGACTGAGCGGAAGCTCCACCGAGGTGGAGACCTTGTCCCGGATGACGGCGCGACTTTCGATCTCCCGCCGGATAGCCTCAATGGCCGTCAACGAGCGCAGGAAGCGACTGGCCAACCCTTTGTCTTCGCGGAGCAGCCCCAGCAGAATGTGTTCCGCTTCAATCGCGCTGGCCCCCAACTGGCTGGCTTCATAGCGGGCAAAGAAGATGACGCGACGTGCCTTTTCCGTGTAGCGTTCAAACATGGCTTTTGCCGTCTCCCCTTCACTCCCTCCTGATCTGTCCGTCGCTTAAGTGTAGCACGCGATCACACCCCGACGCCAAACGTTCATTGTGGGTGACGATCACCGAGGTCAATCCCCGCTGCCGATGCAACTGCTTGAGGACGAGAAAGACGCTTTCACCAGTTCGGCTGTCGAGGTTCCCTGTGGGCTCATCGGCCAGAAGCAGGCGCGGCTGATGCACCAGGGCGCGGGCCAGAGCCACCCGTTGCTGCTCGCCCCCGGAGAGCTGCGCCGGTCGGTGAGCCGCTCGCTCCCCAAGTCCCACGCTCTCCAGCATCGCCCGTGCTCTCACCGCCGCCTCGCTTCGCGTCATGCCGCCGATCAGTAGCGGCATCATCACGTTCTCCAACGCCGTGAATTCCGGCAACAGCGCCGCAAATTGAAAGACAAATCCAACCGTCTGATTGCGATACCGGGCTAAGTCTATATCACCCTGGGAAAAGATGTCAAACTCATCGAAAAAGACCGTCCCCGACGTGGGACGATCCAGTCCCCCCAGCAGATGGAGCAAGGTTGATTTGCCCGCGCCAGAAGCTCCGACAATCGCCACGATCTCCCCGGCGGCAATCGTCAATTCCAGATCGCGCAACACATGCACGGGTGCAGGACCGCTCGTGTAAATCTTGTTGAGCCGTTCGGCACGAAGGAGGATCCGAGATCGCTCGGCCGGTGGACGGCTCATCTCCATGGGTCCCCGTGCCAGCTCACTCATACCTCAACCCCTCGACCGGATTGAGCCGCGCCGCCGATCGCGCCGGATAAATCGTGGCCACCAGACTGATCCCGATGGCAATGATCGAGACGAGCACGGCATCGCTCAACCGCAGCTTGAACGGCGCGTAGGAGATGGAAAAGATCGTCTCCGGCAAACGAATCACGTGATAGCGATCGGCCAGGGAACTGGCCGCCACCCCCAGCACCAGCCCCAGAGCCGTCCCGATCACGCCCAGCAATACTCCCTGTAGCATGAAAATCCGTTGAATGGTCACCGGTCGTGCCCCCATCGCCATGAGGATGGAAATATCCTTGGTCTTCTCCACCACCATCATCACCAGGGTCGTGATGATGTTCAGAGCCGCAATCAACACCATGAGCGTCAGGATGACCACCACCACCAGCCGCTGAATCTGCAACGCGGCGAAAACGGGTTGATTCAATTCCTGCCAATCCGTCGTGGTGTAATCGGCGCCGACGGCATCGAGGACTCGTCGGGCGATCTCTTTCACGGCATAGATGTCTTCGACCTTCATCTGGATGACGGTGACCGGATGCTCGATTCCGATCACTTCCCGGAGCGTGTCGAAGGAGACATATCCCCACGACGAATCGTATTCGTACAGGCCGGAGTGAAACAGTCCGACGATCCGCAACCGTCCCATCCGGGGCGACAGTCCCAGCGGCGTCAATCGTCCTTCGGGAGAGATGACCGTCAGGATGTCCCCCACTTTCACGCCCAGTTCCTTGGCCACCGTTTTGCCCAGGATGATGCCGGGCACCTGCCCGTCTGAGGCGCTCACGTCTTCCACGCGTCCCTCGACGAGCGTATGCCAGACCTCGTTGGCTTCTCGAGGGGCTGTCACATCCACTCCTTTGAGGATCAACCCCATCGCGCTCCCGTATCCGGAGATGAAAACGTTGTGATAGCTCGTCGGGGCCGCCGCCCGTACACCGGGGACGCGACGAACTTTCTCGATGAGCTGAGGGTAATTCTCCATCCCCTGCCCATCCTTGCGCAGGAGATTGAGGTGGGCGGTCCCGGCCAGCAGCTTGCTTTGAATATCCTGATCGAATCCGTTGACCAGGGCCAGAGCAATGATCAGCACAGCTACCCCCGCCGCGATCCCGATGATGGCAATGAGGCTGATCACCGCAATTACCGCCTGCTTGCGCCGGGCCGTGAGATAGCGCAGGGCAATCATCATCTCCAGGGGACTCGGGCGCAAAAGGTCTCGCCACGACGTGCCTGTCTGCGTTCGTTCTGTCATCTTCGCTCGCCCGGCACTAGTATACGATAGAACAAACCCGACCGTCAGCGAAGGCACAGACGCACACCGATACTCGGCATCTTGCACCGTCCCAGTGGCCTGGACCACACCGCCCCCATCAGCGCTGTCTTGGCCGCTTACAGGACCGGGAATTGCCGCTTCAAATCACTCGATACAGCCCTGTCCGGGGCAGTGCACCACATCCAATAGGGCTCCATCCAGGTGGAAGGCGTAGGGAATCAACCGCGTGACGTGGTCAGGCGGCGTTGGAGAGTGGAGGTCACGGGCTTTGACGGGGAATTGAAACCAGGAGTGTATTTTTCTCCCGGGCAGGACCACTACTATGGTGGAGACAAAGGAGCGAAGAGGTATGAGGCCGAGTGGCTGCCACTTGGGCCATCGCACAAAGAGGCGATCCATCGGTCGCCCGTATGTGGAGGATAAGGTGAGAATGAAGTACCGGATGTTTCTCGTTATTTTTGTCTTCACCCTTCTTACACCGATGACGCAGGCTCAAAGGGGTAGACCCAGTAGACCCATTCGCGGAGCTGATTTTGAAGCGGCCCTGGTTCGCTGCTCCGAGGTCACCGTGCCGACGACCCTGAGTAACTGCGGCAGCGATCCGCTCAACTGGGGAACGGCTTCGATCAACAGGCAGGGGAAAGTTCAGATCAAGATTTTCGGGGCGCAACCCAACGTCATCTATACAGCCGTTTATCGCTCTCTCGATGGTTCGACCGAACGAACGCTGAGAGAGATCCGCACCAACGCGACCGGAAACGCCAATGCGGAACTGACCGGCTTTTTCCGCTTCAACGACGTGGGTGCGGGCACCGTTGTTCTCGAACGAGAGAACCTCGATCAGTTCCTGACCGGCTTCATCATCGAGGTCCTCGAACCGGACGAAATCACTCAACCGAACCTCGAAGCCGGACTCGTCCGTTGCTCGGAGGTCAACCAACCCACAACGCTCTCCAGCTGTGGAACGGATCGGCTGCTCGAAGGTCGCGCCGAAATCGAGCAGGACGTGGGTGTTTCGGAGATCGAAGTGAGGGTGGCCGGTGCTGAACCCAACACGACCTACGATGTCATCCTCCGATCTCCCGATGCAATGACAAATGTCCCCATCGGGACGCTGACGACCGATGGTCGAGGCCTGGGCAAACTGGAAGTCGAGAACTTCTTCGCACCAGGTACGGTGGGTTCCGGCAATATCGTCCTTCAGCGCAACGGGCTCGACCAGTTCATCACCGGTTTCAAAGTCTCCCAGCAAACACGAGGAAGGAGATAGAATGTCGCGTTCGATCCGCCAACCGGTGGTTTTCGCGGAGTCGCCTGTAGGGAGGCGGATCGGCTCTCTTCCGTTTCCCACGACGGCGTATCCTCACCCCTCCGAACCCCATCCCCCCATCAGCCGGGAAAAACCTCCTGCACCGGAGGTGAGGATACGCCGCTATTGCTCCCGGCGAAAATTGCCATATCTGGGCCTGACTGAATTTATTCCGTTGGTTACTCCGAGGCGACGCCACAAGCACGGAAACACCGTTTCCCTTTCATACACTCGGGCTTAGGGGGGTGAAAATATCTCACCCGTTCACATTTGTGTAGACGGGATAATCCCATCGTCCCGCCAGGGACGAGTGACAACAGCCCATCCGTTGACCGGTGGAATCGGTGGAAAGGAATTCGTCAGCCTGTCCCGGCAGGGACGGGTCGAACATCGGCCTTCAACGCGACAACCGAGACGTCGGCACGGCCAACCTTCGACCCTCCCTGCCGGAACCTGCCCTCAGCCTGGCACTCCTCTCCCCCCGTGCCGGGGAACGTCTATCCTTCCTCACGGGGGGTAATGGCGATCCGCCTGTCCTAGAAACACCCGTGCGCGGTGTTGGCCAGGTTGCCGTCTCGAATCGTGAAGATGCGGCGTACCGAAGGCACGGTCAGGGTTGCTACACCTCTTCTCACCCCCCGGAACGTGGAGACCGTCCCTACCAGCCGGTTCCCCCCGATGTTCCGGATCAGCTCAGTGGTTCCTCGCGCCGTCACCTGCGCCCGTCCGAGCAGAATGCCGCTCGTGACGGTATCGAAGGCATAGGTCTGAGTGTCGCGCTCCACCTCCAGGCATCGCGCCGAGCCGTCATCATCGAGCGTGACAAGCCGCGCTTCATACGCTCCCACATCGCAGGGTGCTTCGAGCGTCCGCACGTTGGTCACCCCTCGCTGATCCGTCGTCACATTGTTACCCATCAGGTCGGTGCATGTCGTCACCGCATCAATCGCCGCACTGCCAGCCTGGAGCGCATGCGTCTGGGTCGGCCCGCCGTTATTGGCCAGCGGACCGAGATTCAGCCCTCCGGCCCCGGTCGAAGCCACTTGAGTGAAATCAGGATCGAGCGTTGCACAGCTCCCATCGGTGTCGAGGTTTTCTCCGTCAGCGCTGAAGTCGCCCGCGCCCGTGTCGAAGCAATTCGCCCCGCCGCCTCCGGCGCTGTTGTTGCCCACGATCGAGTTCTTGATGGTGAAGCTGGGATCGGTGCCGCCGTTGAATATCCCTCCCCCCTGGCCCGAGGTGCCGGCGTTATTGTTGGCGATGGTCACGAAACTGGCATCCACCGTCGCCCCGTTCCAGATGCCTCCACCATCGTCACCGGAGGAACCGCCGGTCTCGTTGCCCGAGATCGTGCTGTTTATGATCGTCAGCACCACATCCTCGGCGCCGAAGTTCCGGATGCCACCGCCCACGTCGTCCGCGCGATTGCCCGAGATCGTGCTGCCTTCGATCGTCATCGTGGCGCCCGATCCCCCGTTTCGGATGCCGCCACCGTTATTGGCGCTATTGCCCGAGATCGTGCTGTCGGTGATCTCCACCTCGCCGAAGTCGTTGTAGATGCCGCCGCCAGCCTGGTCCGCGTGATTGCCCGAGATCGTGCTGTTGGTGATGTCCATCACGCCGTCGTTCCAGATCCCACCGCCGTCGCCGTTCGCGCTGTTGTCCGAGATCGTGCTGTTGGTGAGCGTCACCGTGCCGAAGTTGCGGATGCCGCCGCCGTCGTCGTCCGCGCTATTGTCCGAGATCGTGCTGTTGGTGACGTCCACCGTGCCGAAGTTGTCGATGCCGCCGCCGTCGTCGTCCGCGGTATTGTCCGAGATCGTGCTGTTGGTGATCGTTATCTCGTCATCGTTGAAGATGCCACCACCATCCTCGTCCGCGGTATTGTTCGAGATCGTGCTGTTGGTGATCGTCACCGTGCCACCGTCGTCATCAATGCCACCGCCAACGCCGTCCGTGATATTGTTCGAGATCGTGCTACTCTGGATCGTCAGCGTGCCGTCGTTGAGGATGCCGCC
This portion of the Blastocatellia bacterium genome encodes:
- a CDS encoding right-handed parallel beta-helix repeat-containing protein; the encoded protein is MLLAWAMTLAPLPWPVPPVMAATFTVTSTADNLISDGLCTLREAIRAANDAASNDCGTGSVANDTIILQLGQTYTLSLEDSGTPGDEDAAAEDDLDIENAMSAGTLTIQGSGATIRRDPTLACSLNGTDAVGEFRIFEVLTGGDLTLQNVTVTNGCADDADGGGILNDGTLTIQSSTISNNITDGVGGGIDDDGGTVTITNSTISNNTADEDGGGIFNDDEITITNSTISDNTADDDGGGIDNFGTVDVTNSTISDNSADDDGGGIRNFGTVTLTNSTISDNSANGDGGGIWNDGVMDITNSTISGNHADQAGGGIYNDFGEVEITDSTISGNSANNGGGIRNGGSGATMTIEGSTISGNRADDVGGGIRNFGAEDVVLTIINSTISGNETGGSSGDDGGGIWNGATVDASFVTIANNNAGTSGQGGGIFNGGTDPSFTIKNSIVGNNSAGGGGANCFDTGAGDFSADGENLDTDGSCATLDPDFTQVASTGAGGLNLGPLANNGGPTQTHALQAGSAAIDAVTTCTDLMGNNVTTDQRGVTNVRTLEAPCDVGAYEARLVTLDDDGSARCLEVERDTQTYAFDTVTSGILLGRAQVTARGTTELIRNIGGNRLVGTVSTFRGVRRGVATLTVPSVRRIFTIRDGNLANTAHGCF
- a CDS encoding ATP-dependent Clp protease ATP-binding subunit encodes the protein MFERYTEKARRVIFFARYEASQLGASAIEAEHILLGLLREDKGLASRFLRSLTAIEAIRREIESRAVIRDKVSTSVELPLSQEARRILNYAAEESERLGHRHIGTEHLLLGLLREENSLAAELLAERGLRLHHVRDELIRSSTAERIQQAKKETPHIAEFSRDLTEMALAGKLDPLIGREAELERVIQILCRRTKNNPCLIGEPGVGKTAIVEGLAQRIVAGDVPPFLRNKRIVALDLSLIVAGTKYRGQFEERLKAIMRELIENTQYIVFIDELHTLVGAGSAEGSLDAANILKPALSRGEIQCIGATVPSEYRKTIEKDRSLERRFQAVKVPPPSEEETIAILMGIKERYEAYHHVRYTDEAIRAAVYYSNRYIPDRFLPDKGIDLIDEAGARVKLRHAAMQADRRRRSMPTDIGHLLFRPRYRFYTDEPESDFESDCILEVTKEDIEEVISRWTGIPVTAIKEEEQQKLLRIEQELHKRVVSQDEAISALARAIRRSRAGLKNPNRPVGSFLFLGPTGVGKTEVARSLAEFLFGSERAMIRFDMSEFMEKHSVAKLIGSPPGYVGHEEGGQLTEKIKRNPYSVVLLDEIEKAHPDIFNILLQVFEDGRLTDSLGNTVDCRNAIFIMTSNIGARFIQKRGHVGFQASPEQSLQKIEEEVMHAVHQTFNPEFLNRLDEIIIFRPLGDEDLLKIVDLMVSQMNRTMAHVGIEVRLTDEAKAWIVQKTCSDRTYGARPLRRALQKYIEDPLSEAIIQKRFVEGSIVEVYLEGGESLQFRLAEVENPDDAVLTR
- a CDS encoding ABC transporter permease → MTERTQTGTSWRDLLRPSPLEMMIALRYLTARRKQAVIAVISLIAIIGIAAGVAVLIIALALVNGFDQDIQSKLLAGTAHLNLLRKDGQGMENYPQLIEKVRRVPGVRAAAPTSYHNVFISGYGSAMGLILKGVDVTAPREANEVWHTLVEGRVEDVSASDGQVPGIILGKTVAKELGVKVGDILTVISPEGRLTPLGLSPRMGRLRIVGLFHSGLYEYDSSWGYVSFDTLREVIGIEHPVTVIQMKVEDIYAVKEIARRVLDAVGADYTTTDWQELNQPVFAALQIQRLVVVVILTLMVLIAALNIITTLVMMVVEKTKDISILMAMGARPVTIQRIFMLQGVLLGVIGTALGLVLGVAASSLADRYHVIRLPETIFSISYAPFKLRLSDAVLVSIIAIGISLVATIYPARSAARLNPVEGLRYE
- a CDS encoding ABC transporter ATP-binding protein; its protein translation is MSELARGPMEMSRPPAERSRILLRAERLNKIYTSGPAPVHVLRDLELTIAAGEIVAIVGASGAGKSTLLHLLGGLDRPTSGTVFFDEFDIFSQGDIDLARYRNQTVGFVFQFAALLPEFTALENVMMPLLIGGMTRSEAAVRARAMLESVGLGERAAHRPAQLSGGEQQRVALARALVHQPRLLLADEPTGNLDSRTGESVFLVLKQLHRQRGLTSVIVTHNERLASGCDRVLHLSDGQIRRE